A window of the Drosophila simulans strain w501 chromosome 2L, Prin_Dsim_3.1, whole genome shotgun sequence genome harbors these coding sequences:
- the LOC6731559 gene encoding uncharacterized protein LOC6731559, producing MANNENENGIALVKFVSVTLLILGICLLTAIPQWMILCLFGDGGLIYTIACFFVGFVVLVFIHLIEPLKYWRPCNYIVIAVCYELMTLGAGSFLMNWRLVCTIVVMATALLFLGVTLLICAVLISTGFYMNPFKLAVVGGMLFVLAFCIELMNSLLAWRYWQDVAIGVFVASVVILVISHVLITYISFEFLVRDDTILVAIVLYIAYILFLIGGRISLIYIKRNADRSATSTTSTPYNEYE from the coding sequence ATGGCGAATAATGAGAACGAGAATGGCATAGCACTGGTCAAGTTTGTATCAGTGACCCTGCTCATTTTGGGCATCTGTCTGCTGACCGCCATTCCACAATGGATGATCCTGTGCCTGTTTGGAGATGGCGGCCTGATATACACCATCGCTTGCTTTTTCGTGGGCTTCGTGGTGCTCGTCTTCATCCATTTGATTGAGCCGCTGAAGTACTGGAGGCCATGTAACTATATCGTCATCGCCGTTTGCTACGAACTTATGACACTGGGGGCAGGCAGTTTTCTAATGAACTGGCGTCTGGTTTGCACCATTGTGGTGATGGCCACGGCCCTGCTTTTCCTCGGAGTCACGCTGCTCATTTGTGCCGTTCTAATTAGCACTGGATTTTATATGAACCCCTTCAAACTGGCCGTCGTGGGAGGAATGCTATTCGTTCTGGCATTCTGTATTGAACTTATGAATAGCCTGCTGGCGTGGAGGTATTGGCAGGATGTGGCTATCGGTGTCTTCGTTGCCAGTGTAGTTATTTTGGTCATCTCCCACGTGCTGATCACCTACATCAGCTTCGAGTTCCTGGTCAGAGATGACACCATCTTGGTCGCCATAGTGCTCTATATCGCCTATATACTCTTCCTGATCGGCGGTCGCATTTCCCTGATATATATCAAGCGAAACGCCGATCGTTCCGCTACATCGACCACTTCAACGCCCTATAACGAATATGAATAA